A genome region from Ottowia testudinis includes the following:
- a CDS encoding GIY-YIG nuclease family protein, translating into MKQPAVYLLASRYHGTLYVGVTSDLVQRIWQHRQGLADGFTKQYGVHLLVWFEMHATMLDAIAREKRIKEWKRAWKVELIEAANPGWRDLYETLLG; encoded by the coding sequence GTGAAACAACCAGCCGTCTATCTGCTGGCCAGCCGCTATCACGGCACCTTGTACGTGGGCGTGACCAGCGACCTGGTGCAGCGCATCTGGCAACACAGGCAGGGTTTGGCGGATGGCTTTACCAAGCAATACGGCGTGCATCTGCTGGTCTGGTTTGAAATGCACGCCACGATGTTGGACGCCATTGCGCGTGAGAAGCGAATCAAGGAATGGAAGCGGGCCTGGAAAGTGGAGCTGATCGAGGCGGCCAACCCCGGGTGGCGGGATTTGTATGAAACGCTGCTGGGTTAG
- a CDS encoding glutamate synthase subunit beta yields the protein MGKVTGFMEFERIEEGYAPVAERVKHYKEFVIGLDDAQAKQQGARCMDCGTPFCNSGCPVNNIIPDFNDLVFRGDWKNAFAVLDSTNNFPEFTGRICPAPCEAACVLNINNDPVGIKSIEHAIIDRAWHEGWVVPKKPAHKTGKKVAVVGSGPAGLAAAQQLARAGHDVTLFEKNDRIGGLLRYGIPDFKLDKSHIDRRVEQMQAEGVTLRTGVLVGGMPGEGPGAKVTNLAKETVSAAQLTQEFDAVLLAGGAEQSRDLPVPGRELDGVHFAMELLPQQNRANAGDKLKDAISAKGKHVIVIGGGDTGSDCVGTSNRHGAKSVTQFEVMPMPPEEENKPLVWPYWPIKLRTSSSHEEGAQREFAISTKSFNGDKGKIKSLTTVQVEFKDGKLTEVPGTEKEWPADLVLLAMGFTNPVASVLEAFGVDKDARGNAKATTDGAGSYATNVKKVFAAGDMRRGQSLVVWAIREGRQAARSVDAFLIGSSDLPR from the coding sequence ATGGGAAAAGTCACCGGCTTCATGGAATTCGAGCGCATCGAAGAGGGCTATGCGCCCGTCGCCGAGCGCGTCAAGCACTACAAGGAATTCGTCATTGGCCTCGATGACGCGCAGGCCAAGCAGCAGGGCGCGCGCTGCATGGATTGCGGCACGCCGTTCTGCAACTCGGGTTGCCCGGTCAACAACATCATTCCGGACTTCAACGATCTGGTGTTTCGCGGCGACTGGAAGAACGCTTTCGCCGTGCTCGACAGCACCAACAACTTCCCTGAATTCACCGGCCGCATCTGCCCCGCGCCGTGCGAGGCGGCGTGCGTGCTGAACATCAACAACGACCCCGTCGGCATCAAGTCGATCGAGCACGCCATCATCGACCGCGCGTGGCACGAAGGCTGGGTGGTGCCGAAAAAGCCCGCGCACAAGACCGGCAAGAAGGTGGCCGTCGTCGGTTCCGGCCCCGCCGGTTTGGCGGCGGCGCAGCAACTGGCGCGCGCCGGGCACGACGTGACGCTGTTCGAAAAGAACGACCGCATCGGCGGTCTGCTGCGCTACGGCATCCCTGACTTCAAGCTCGACAAGTCGCACATCGACCGCCGCGTCGAGCAAATGCAGGCCGAAGGCGTCACGTTGCGCACCGGCGTACTGGTCGGCGGCATGCCTGGCGAAGGTCCGGGCGCCAAGGTCACCAACCTCGCCAAGGAAACCGTATCGGCCGCGCAGCTCACGCAAGAGTTCGACGCCGTGTTGCTGGCCGGCGGCGCCGAGCAGTCGCGCGATCTGCCCGTGCCGGGGCGCGAACTGGACGGCGTGCATTTCGCCATGGAACTGCTGCCGCAGCAGAACCGCGCCAACGCCGGCGACAAGCTGAAAGACGCGATCTCCGCCAAGGGCAAGCACGTCATCGTCATCGGCGGCGGCGACACCGGCAGCGACTGCGTGGGCACCAGCAACCGCCATGGCGCCAAAAGCGTGACGCAGTTCGAGGTCATGCCCATGCCGCCTGAAGAAGAGAACAAGCCGCTGGTGTGGCCCTATTGGCCCATCAAGCTGCGCACCTCGTCCAGCCACGAAGAAGGCGCGCAGCGCGAATTCGCCATCTCCACCAAGTCCTTCAATGGCGACAAGGGCAAGATCAAGAGCCTGACCACGGTGCAGGTCGAGTTCAAGGACGGCAAGCTGACCGAAGTGCCCGGCACCGAAAAGGAATGGCCCGCAGACCTGGTGCTGCTGGCCATGGGCTTCACCAACCCCGTCGCCAGCGTGCTGGAAGCCTTTGGCGTCGACAAGGACGCGCGCGGCAACGCCAAGGCGACGACCGATGGCGCGGGCAGCTATGCCACCAACGTGAAGAAGGTGTTCGCGGCGGGCGACATGCGGCGCGGGCAAAGCCTGGTGGTGTGGGCAATCCGGGAGGGCCGCCAAGCCGCGCGCTCGGTGGATGCGTTCCTGATAGGGTCCAGCGACTTGCCTCGTTGA
- a CDS encoding glutamate synthase-related protein gives MTTPAEKQDLQHHGLYDPAHEHDACGVGFVAHIKGEKSHAIVTNALKILENLDHRGAVGADKLMGDGAGILIQMPDRLYREEMARAGTAPDGSKGVKLPPPGEYGVGMIFLPKEHASRLACEEELERAIQAEGQVLLGWRDVPVNRDMPMSPTVRAKEPVIRQVFIGRGHDVIVQDALERKLYVIRKTASAHIQALGLRYSKEYYVPSMSSRTVIYKGLLLADQVGTYYRDLEDERCVSALGLVHQRFSTNTFPEWPLAHPYRYVAHNGEINTVKGNYNWMRAREGVMSSPVLGADLKKLYPISFPDQSDTATFDNCIELLTMAGYPLAQAAMMMIPEPWEQHTTMDERRRAFYEYHASMLEPWDGPASIVFTDGRQIGATLDRNGLRPARYCVTDDDIVIMGSESGVLPIPEHKIVKKWRLQPGKMFLIDLEQGRMIDDEEVKASLANAKPYKRWIEDLRIRLDDVVKPVAGMDAEELPIGETEPQSSGVESTPPALLDLQQSFGYTQEDIKFLMSPMAVNGEEGIGSMGNDSPLAVLSDQNKPLYNYFKQLFAQVTNPPIDPIREAIVMSLVSFIGPKPNLLDINQVNPPMRLEVSQPVLDAADMVKLREIAKHTQGKFASSVLDITYPLAWGPEGIEARLASLCAQAVDAIKSGRNILIISDKSVGRERLAIPALLALSAIHQHLIREGLRTSAGLVVETGSAREVHHFAVLAGYGAEAVHPWLAMETLAAIHKDLPGDLSAEKAIANYVKAIGKGLSKIMSKMGVSTYMSYCGAQLFEAIGINSDTVNKYFTGTASRVQGIGVFEIAEEALRRHKAAFGNDPVLATMLDAGGEYAWRTRGEAHMWSPDAIAKLQHSTRANNWSTYKEYAQLINDQSQRQMTLRGLFEFKVDPAKAISVDEVEPAKEIVKRFATGAMSLGSISTEAHATLAVAMNRIGGKSNTGEGGEDALRYRNELKGIPIQQGQTMSDLLGNIFEVDYPLQSGDSLRSKIKQVASGRFGVTAEYLSSADQIQIKMAQGAKPGEGGQLPGGKVSDYIGKLRHSVPGVGLISPPPHHDIYSIEDLAQLIHDLKNVAPHADISVKLVSEVGVGTIAAGVAKCKSDHVVIAGHDGGTGASPWSSIKHAGSPWEIGLAETQQTLVLNRLRGRIRVQADGQMKTGRDVAIGALLGADEFGFATAPLVVEGCIMMRKCHLNTCPVGVATQDPVLRAKFTGKPEHVVNYFFFVAEEVRQIMAQLGIRKFDDLIGRSDLLDTRKGVAHWKAKGLDFSRLFAQPDVPADVPRFHVDKQDHGLDKSLDKRLIEKARPAIDKGEAVKIMDTARNVNRSVGAMLSGAVTKAHPEGLPDDTIRIQLEGTGGQSFGAFLCKGITLQLIGDANDYTGKGLSGGRIAIRPSLDFRGHAADNIIVGNTVMYGATTGEAFFAGVAGERFGVRLSGATAVVEGTGDHGCEYMTGGTVAVLGKTGRNFAAGMSGGVAYVYDEDGQFAKRCNLSMVTLEKVLPAAEQKAAQDAGTWHRGQMDEEQLKQLLDDHLRWTGSRRARELLDHWAAAREKFVKVFPTEYKRALGEIHARNQALALASQARAATEKEVMPAK, from the coding sequence ATGACCACGCCTGCCGAGAAGCAAGACCTGCAGCACCACGGCCTGTACGACCCGGCGCACGAGCACGACGCTTGCGGCGTCGGCTTTGTGGCGCACATCAAGGGCGAGAAAAGCCACGCCATCGTCACCAACGCGCTCAAGATTCTGGAAAACCTGGACCACCGCGGCGCCGTGGGGGCCGACAAGCTGATGGGCGACGGCGCGGGCATCCTGATCCAGATGCCTGACCGGCTGTACCGCGAGGAGATGGCCCGAGCCGGCACGGCTCCTGACGGATCCAAGGGCGTCAAGCTGCCGCCACCGGGCGAATACGGCGTCGGCATGATCTTCCTGCCCAAGGAGCACGCCAGCCGCCTGGCCTGCGAGGAAGAGCTGGAGCGCGCGATCCAGGCCGAAGGCCAGGTGCTGCTGGGCTGGCGCGATGTGCCGGTGAACCGTGACATGCCGATGAGCCCAACAGTGCGCGCCAAGGAGCCGGTCATCCGCCAGGTGTTCATCGGCCGCGGCCATGACGTGATCGTGCAGGACGCGCTGGAGCGCAAGCTGTACGTCATCCGCAAGACCGCCAGCGCCCACATCCAGGCACTGGGACTGCGCTACAGCAAAGAGTATTACGTGCCGTCGATGAGCAGCCGCACCGTGATCTACAAGGGCTTGCTGCTGGCCGATCAGGTGGGCACCTATTACCGCGATCTGGAAGACGAGCGTTGCGTTTCCGCCCTGGGCTTGGTGCACCAGCGCTTTTCGACCAACACTTTCCCCGAATGGCCGCTGGCGCACCCGTATCGCTATGTGGCGCACAACGGCGAGATCAACACCGTCAAGGGCAACTACAACTGGATGCGCGCGCGCGAGGGCGTGATGTCCTCGCCCGTGCTGGGCGCTGACTTGAAGAAGCTGTACCCCATCAGCTTTCCCGACCAGTCCGACACCGCCACCTTCGACAACTGCATCGAGCTGCTGACCATGGCCGGCTACCCGCTGGCGCAGGCGGCGATGATGATGATCCCCGAGCCGTGGGAGCAGCACACCACCATGGACGAGCGCCGCCGCGCGTTCTATGAATACCACGCCTCGATGCTGGAGCCGTGGGACGGCCCGGCCTCCATCGTGTTCACCGACGGCCGCCAGATCGGCGCCACGCTCGACCGCAACGGCCTGCGTCCGGCGCGCTACTGCGTGACGGACGACGACATCGTCATCATGGGGTCCGAATCCGGCGTGCTGCCGATTCCAGAGCACAAGATCGTCAAGAAATGGCGCCTGCAGCCCGGCAAGATGTTCCTGATCGATCTGGAGCAGGGCCGCATGATCGACGACGAGGAAGTCAAGGCGAGCCTGGCCAACGCCAAGCCGTATAAGCGCTGGATCGAGGATTTGCGTATCCGCCTGGACGACGTGGTCAAGCCCGTCGCCGGCATGGACGCCGAGGAACTGCCGATTGGCGAGACCGAGCCGCAATCGTCCGGCGTCGAATCCACGCCGCCCGCGCTGCTCGACTTGCAGCAGAGCTTTGGCTACACGCAGGAAGACATCAAGTTCCTGATGAGCCCGATGGCCGTCAACGGCGAAGAAGGCATCGGCTCCATGGGCAACGACAGCCCGCTGGCCGTGCTGTCCGACCAGAACAAGCCGCTGTACAACTACTTCAAGCAGCTGTTCGCGCAGGTGACCAACCCGCCGATCGACCCGATCCGCGAAGCCATCGTGATGAGCCTGGTCAGCTTCATCGGCCCCAAGCCCAACCTGCTCGACATCAACCAGGTCAACCCGCCGATGCGGCTGGAGGTGAGCCAGCCGGTGCTGGATGCCGCCGACATGGTCAAGCTGCGCGAGATCGCCAAGCACACGCAGGGCAAGTTCGCAAGCAGCGTGCTCGACATCACCTACCCGCTGGCCTGGGGGCCGGAAGGCATCGAGGCGCGCCTGGCCAGCCTTTGCGCGCAGGCGGTGGACGCCATCAAGAGCGGCCGCAACATCCTCATCATCAGCGACAAGTCCGTCGGGCGCGAGCGGCTGGCCATTCCGGCGCTGCTGGCGCTGTCGGCGATTCACCAGCACCTGATCCGCGAAGGGCTGCGGACCAGCGCCGGCCTGGTGGTGGAAACGGGCAGCGCGCGCGAAGTGCACCACTTCGCCGTGCTGGCCGGCTATGGCGCCGAGGCGGTGCACCCGTGGCTGGCGATGGAGACACTGGCGGCCATCCACAAGGATTTGCCGGGCGACTTGAGCGCTGAAAAAGCCATCGCCAACTACGTCAAGGCGATCGGCAAGGGCCTGTCTAAGATCATGTCGAAGATGGGCGTGTCCACCTACATGAGCTACTGCGGCGCGCAGTTGTTCGAGGCGATTGGCATCAACAGCGACACGGTGAACAAATACTTCACCGGCACCGCCAGCCGCGTGCAGGGCATCGGCGTGTTCGAGATCGCCGAAGAAGCCCTGCGCCGCCACAAGGCCGCCTTCGGCAACGACCCGGTGCTGGCGACGATGCTGGACGCTGGCGGCGAATACGCCTGGCGCACGCGCGGCGAAGCCCACATGTGGTCGCCCGACGCCATCGCCAAGCTGCAGCACAGCACGCGCGCCAACAACTGGAGCACCTACAAGGAATACGCGCAGCTCATCAATGACCAGAGCCAACGCCAGATGACGTTGCGCGGCCTGTTCGAGTTCAAGGTAGACCCGGCCAAGGCTATTTCCGTCGATGAGGTGGAGCCGGCCAAGGAAATCGTCAAGCGCTTTGCCACCGGTGCCATGTCGCTCGGTTCGATCAGCACCGAGGCGCACGCCACGCTGGCCGTGGCCATGAACCGCATCGGCGGCAAGAGCAACACGGGCGAGGGCGGCGAAGACGCGCTGCGTTACCGCAACGAGCTGAAAGGCATCCCCATCCAGCAGGGCCAGACCATGTCCGACCTGCTCGGCAACATCTTCGAGGTCGATTACCCGCTGCAAAGCGGCGACAGCCTGCGCAGCAAGATCAAGCAGGTGGCGTCCGGCCGCTTTGGCGTCACGGCCGAATACCTGAGCAGCGCCGACCAGATCCAGATCAAGATGGCCCAGGGCGCCAAACCGGGCGAAGGCGGCCAGTTGCCCGGCGGCAAGGTGAGCGACTACATCGGCAAGCTGCGCCACAGCGTGCCGGGCGTAGGCCTGATCAGCCCGCCGCCGCACCACGACATCTATTCGATCGAAGACCTGGCGCAGCTGATCCACGACCTGAAAAACGTCGCACCGCACGCCGACATCAGCGTCAAGCTGGTCAGCGAAGTGGGCGTGGGCACCATCGCCGCCGGCGTGGCCAAATGCAAGAGCGACCACGTGGTGATTGCCGGGCACGACGGCGGCACGGGCGCGTCGCCCTGGTCATCCATCAAGCACGCCGGCTCGCCGTGGGAAATTGGCCTGGCCGAAACGCAGCAGACCCTGGTGCTCAACCGCCTGCGCGGCCGCATCCGCGTGCAGGCCGACGGGCAGATGAAGACGGGCCGCGACGTGGCGATTGGCGCACTGCTGGGCGCCGACGAGTTCGGCTTTGCCACCGCGCCGCTGGTGGTCGAGGGCTGCATCATGATGCGCAAGTGCCACCTCAACACCTGCCCCGTGGGCGTGGCCACGCAAGACCCGGTGCTGCGCGCCAAGTTCACCGGCAAGCCTGAGCACGTGGTCAACTACTTCTTCTTCGTGGCGGAAGAGGTACGCCAGATCATGGCGCAACTGGGCATCCGCAAGTTTGACGACTTGATCGGCCGCAGCGACTTGCTCGACACGCGCAAGGGCGTCGCGCACTGGAAGGCCAAGGGCCTCGACTTCAGCCGCCTGTTCGCGCAGCCCGACGTGCCGGCCGATGTGCCGCGCTTTCATGTCGACAAGCAGGACCACGGCCTCGACAAGTCGCTCGACAAGCGCCTGATCGAGAAAGCGCGCCCCGCCATCGACAAGGGCGAGGCCGTCAAGATCATGGACACGGCGCGCAATGTGAACCGCTCCGTCGGCGCCATGCTGTCGGGCGCGGTGACCAAGGCGCACCCCGAAGGGCTGCCTGACGACACCATCCGCATCCAGCTCGAAGGCACGGGCGGCCAGTCGTTCGGCGCTTTCCTGTGCAAGGGCATCACGCTGCAACTGATCGGCGACGCCAACGACTACACCGGCAAGGGCCTGTCGGGCGGCCGCATCGCCATCCGGCCCAGCCTGGACTTCCGCGGCCACGCGGCGGACAACATCATTGTCGGCAACACCGTGATGTACGGGGCCACCACGGGCGAAGCCTTCTTCGCCGGCGTGGCGGGCGAGCGCTTCGGCGTGCGCCTGTCGGGCGCCACCGCGGTGGTCGAAGGCACGGGCGACCACGGTTGCGAATACATGACCGGTGGCACCGTGGCCGTGCTGGGCAAGACGGGCCGCAACTTCGCCGCCGGCATGTCGGGCGGCGTGGCCTATGTCTACGACGAAGACGGCCAGTTCGCCAAGCGCTGCAACCTGTCGATGGTGACGCTTGAAAAAGTGCTGCCCGCCGCCGAACAGAAAGCCGCGCAGGACGCGGGCACCTGGCACCGCGGTCAGATGGACGAAGAGCAGTTGAAACAACTGCTCGACGACCACCTGCGCTGGACCGGCAGCCGCCGCGCGCGCGAGCTGCTTGATCACTGGGCCGCCGCACGTGAGAAGTTCGTCAAGGTCTTCCCGACCGAGTACAAGCGGGCGCTGGGGGAGATTCATGCAAGAAATCAGGCTCTGGCGCTTGCCAGTCAAGCGCGAGCAGCTACAGAAAAAGAAGTGATGCCCGCCAAATGA